A portion of the Chelmon rostratus isolate fCheRos1 chromosome 15, fCheRos1.pri, whole genome shotgun sequence genome contains these proteins:
- the numb gene encoding protein numb homolog isoform X1 — MNKLRQSFRRKKDVYVPESSRPHQWQTDEEAVRSGKCSFAVKYLGHVEVEESRGMHICEDAVKRLKTDRKFFKGFFAKAGKKAVRAVLWVSADGLRVVDDKTKDLILDQTIEKVSFCAPDRNFERAFSYICRDGTTRRWICHCFMAIKDSGERLSHAVGCAFAACLERKQKREKECGVTATFDANRTTFTREGSFRVTTATEAAEREEVMRQLQDAKKAETDVNVIGNSATSVTNSTAHQGGGSPSPSSSPPLSVSALGPQAIPRRHAPADVIARQGSFRGFPALSQKTSPFKRQLSLRMNELPSTMQRKSDFPIKNTVPEVEGEGDSISSLCTQITSAFSGPPEDPFSSAPMPKPASSPQSPVAPVNGTPPAFSVPAAATANPPVLPPALPARDTNPWAKTPAGAPAPAQPGSNWSSPTPVIVVPPTSSPAMPSHKRTPSEADRWLEEVSKSVRAPPNPIMAAATPPTQPFTAPVPMPVVSVPSVPPVPFMSPLPSAVPMLPPRQPAFHAQAPASYPMPNGLPFPQPSVPVVGITPSQMVANVFGSATQPQPFPIPASTTPQHDTQAVGNVSPFIKPPQTTAVNPAPLQPSNGSVTFNGADSWAAPSQLTPSSPATQPPPQPQEDAFEAQWAALESRSRQRTTPSPTNPFSTELHKTFEIQL; from the exons ATGAATAAGCTACGGCAGAGCTTCCGCCGGAAGAAAGACGTCTACGTCCCAGAGTCGAGTCGGCCGCACCAGTGGCAGACAGACGAGGAGGCAGTCCGCAGCGGCAAATGTAGCTTTGCAGTCAAG TACCTGGGAcatgtggaggtggaggagtccCGAGGCATGCACATCTGCGAGGATGCAGTGAAGCGGCTGAAAACG GACAGGAAATTCTTCAAAGGATTCTTTGCAAAA GCTGGGAAGAAGGCAGTGCGGGCTGTGCTGTGGGTGTCGGCAGATGGTCTTCGTGTTGTAGACGACAAAACGAAG GACCTGATTCTGGACCAGACAATAGAGAAGGTGTCATTCTGCGCTCCAGACCGTAACTTTGAGAGGGCGTTCTCTTACATCTGCAGGGACGGCACCACGCGACGCTGGATCTGCCATTGTTTTATGGCCATTAAAGACTCA GGAGAGCGTCTCAGTCACGCTGTGGGTTGTGCATTCGCCGCCTGTCTGGAGCGGAAGCAGAAACGAGAGAAGGAATGTGGGGTCACGGCGACCTTCGACGCCAACAGAACCACTTTCACTCGTGAGGGCTCATTTCGTGTTACTACAGCAACAGAGGCGGCAGAGCGGGAGGAAGTCATGAGGCAGCTACAGGATGCTAAAAAGG CAGAGACAGATGTGAACGTTATTGGAAACTCGGCCACCAGTGTGACAAACTCCACAGCACACCAGGGGGGAGGCTCACCATCCCCCTCGTCCTCCccgcctctctctgtgtccGCCCTGGGACCCCAGGCCATACCACGCAGACACGCTCCGGCCGATGTTATCGCCAGACAGGGCTCCTTCAGAGGCTTCCCGGCCCTCAGTCAGAAGACTTCTCCCTTCAAACGACAGCTGTCACTGCGCATGAACGAGCTGCCCTCCACCATGCAGCGCAAGTCTGACTTCCCCATCAAGAACACAG TCCCTGAGGTAGAAGGAGAAGGTGATAGCATCAGTTCACTGTGCACTCAGATCACCTCAGCTTTCAGTGGACCCCCAGAGGACCCCTTCTCCTCAGCACCAATGCCCAAGCCAGCTTCGTCTCCGCAGTCTCCTGTAGCACCAG TGAACGGCACGCCTCCTGCCTTCTCTGTTCCTGCTGCCGCTACTGCTAACCCCCCAGTTCTGCCCCCTGCTCTGCCTGCCCGAGACACTAACCCCTGGGCTAAGACCCCAGCAGGGGCCCCGGCCCCAGCACAGCCAG GAAGTAACTGGTCATCCCCTACTCCGGTGATAGTGGTCCCCCCCACATCCTCTCCAGCCATGCCCTCCCACAAACGCACACCATCAGAAGCAGATCGGTGGTTAGAAGAAGTCTCCAAGTCCGTCCGAGCCCCGCCTAATCCAATCATGGCAGCAGCCACGCCTCCCACCCAGCCGTTCACTGCCCCTGTGCCGATGCCTGTGGTGTCTGTCCCCTCTGTTCCCCCAGTGCCCTTCATGTCCCCTCTGCCCTCCGCCGTGCCCATGTTGCCCCCTCGCCAGCCCGCCTTCCACGCTCAGGCTCCAGCCTCCTATCCGATGCCGAACGGGCTGCCCTTCCCTCAGCCCAGCGTGCCTGTGGTCGGCATCACTCCTTCACAGATGGTGGCTAATGTGTTCGGCTCAGCCACGCAACCCCAGCCATTCCCCATCCCGGCCTCCACGACACCCCAGCATGATACCCAGGCTGTCGGCAATGTCAGCCCATTCATCAAACCCCCACAGACCACCGCAGTGAACCCTGCTCCCCTCCAGCCATCCAATGGCAGTGTGACCTTCAACGGTGCAGACAGCTGGGCTGCTCCGTCCCAACTCACTCCATCATCCCCAGCCACCCAGCCGCCCCCACAGCCACAGGAAGATGCCTTTGAGGCCCAGTGGGCAGCCTTGGAGAGCCGGTCACGTCAACGCACCACACCCTCCCCGACAAATCCTTTCTCCACTGAGCTGCACAAGACCTTTGAGATTCAGCTCTGA
- the numb gene encoding protein numb homolog isoform X6, giving the protein MNKLRQSFRRKKDVYVPESSRPHQWQTDEEAVRSGKCSFAVKYLGHVEVEESRGMHICEDAVKRLKTAGKKAVRAVLWVSADGLRVVDDKTKDLILDQTIEKVSFCAPDRNFERAFSYICRDGTTRRWICHCFMAIKDSGERLSHAVGCAFAACLERKQKREKECGVTATFDANRTTFTREGSFRVTTATEAAEREEVMRQLQDAKKAETDVNVIGNSATSVTNSTAHQGGGSPSPSSSPPLSVSALGPQAIPRRHAPADVIARQGSFRGFPALSQKTSPFKRQLSLRMNELPSTMQRKSDFPIKNTVPEVEGEGDSISSLCTQITSAFSGPPEDPFSSAPMPKPASSPQSPVAPGSNWSSPTPVIVVPPTSSPAMPSHKRTPSEADRWLEEVSKSVRAPPNPIMAAATPPTQPFTAPVPMPVVSVPSVPPVPFMSPLPSAVPMLPPRQPAFHAQAPASYPMPNGLPFPQPSVPVVGITPSQMVANVFGSATQPQPFPIPASTTPQHDTQAVGNVSPFIKPPQTTAVNPAPLQPSNGSVTFNGADSWAAPSQLTPSSPATQPPPQPQEDAFEAQWAALESRSRQRTTPSPTNPFSTELHKTFEIQL; this is encoded by the exons ATGAATAAGCTACGGCAGAGCTTCCGCCGGAAGAAAGACGTCTACGTCCCAGAGTCGAGTCGGCCGCACCAGTGGCAGACAGACGAGGAGGCAGTCCGCAGCGGCAAATGTAGCTTTGCAGTCAAG TACCTGGGAcatgtggaggtggaggagtccCGAGGCATGCACATCTGCGAGGATGCAGTGAAGCGGCTGAAAACG GCTGGGAAGAAGGCAGTGCGGGCTGTGCTGTGGGTGTCGGCAGATGGTCTTCGTGTTGTAGACGACAAAACGAAG GACCTGATTCTGGACCAGACAATAGAGAAGGTGTCATTCTGCGCTCCAGACCGTAACTTTGAGAGGGCGTTCTCTTACATCTGCAGGGACGGCACCACGCGACGCTGGATCTGCCATTGTTTTATGGCCATTAAAGACTCA GGAGAGCGTCTCAGTCACGCTGTGGGTTGTGCATTCGCCGCCTGTCTGGAGCGGAAGCAGAAACGAGAGAAGGAATGTGGGGTCACGGCGACCTTCGACGCCAACAGAACCACTTTCACTCGTGAGGGCTCATTTCGTGTTACTACAGCAACAGAGGCGGCAGAGCGGGAGGAAGTCATGAGGCAGCTACAGGATGCTAAAAAGG CAGAGACAGATGTGAACGTTATTGGAAACTCGGCCACCAGTGTGACAAACTCCACAGCACACCAGGGGGGAGGCTCACCATCCCCCTCGTCCTCCccgcctctctctgtgtccGCCCTGGGACCCCAGGCCATACCACGCAGACACGCTCCGGCCGATGTTATCGCCAGACAGGGCTCCTTCAGAGGCTTCCCGGCCCTCAGTCAGAAGACTTCTCCCTTCAAACGACAGCTGTCACTGCGCATGAACGAGCTGCCCTCCACCATGCAGCGCAAGTCTGACTTCCCCATCAAGAACACAG TCCCTGAGGTAGAAGGAGAAGGTGATAGCATCAGTTCACTGTGCACTCAGATCACCTCAGCTTTCAGTGGACCCCCAGAGGACCCCTTCTCCTCAGCACCAATGCCCAAGCCAGCTTCGTCTCCGCAGTCTCCTGTAGCACCAG GAAGTAACTGGTCATCCCCTACTCCGGTGATAGTGGTCCCCCCCACATCCTCTCCAGCCATGCCCTCCCACAAACGCACACCATCAGAAGCAGATCGGTGGTTAGAAGAAGTCTCCAAGTCCGTCCGAGCCCCGCCTAATCCAATCATGGCAGCAGCCACGCCTCCCACCCAGCCGTTCACTGCCCCTGTGCCGATGCCTGTGGTGTCTGTCCCCTCTGTTCCCCCAGTGCCCTTCATGTCCCCTCTGCCCTCCGCCGTGCCCATGTTGCCCCCTCGCCAGCCCGCCTTCCACGCTCAGGCTCCAGCCTCCTATCCGATGCCGAACGGGCTGCCCTTCCCTCAGCCCAGCGTGCCTGTGGTCGGCATCACTCCTTCACAGATGGTGGCTAATGTGTTCGGCTCAGCCACGCAACCCCAGCCATTCCCCATCCCGGCCTCCACGACACCCCAGCATGATACCCAGGCTGTCGGCAATGTCAGCCCATTCATCAAACCCCCACAGACCACCGCAGTGAACCCTGCTCCCCTCCAGCCATCCAATGGCAGTGTGACCTTCAACGGTGCAGACAGCTGGGCTGCTCCGTCCCAACTCACTCCATCATCCCCAGCCACCCAGCCGCCCCCACAGCCACAGGAAGATGCCTTTGAGGCCCAGTGGGCAGCCTTGGAGAGCCGGTCACGTCAACGCACCACACCCTCCCCGACAAATCCTTTCTCCACTGAGCTGCACAAGACCTTTGAGATTCAGCTCTGA
- the numb gene encoding protein numb homolog isoform X4 has protein sequence MNKLRQSFRRKKDVYVPESSRPHQWQTDEEAVRSGKCSFAVKYLGHVEVEESRGMHICEDAVKRLKTAGKKAVRAVLWVSADGLRVVDDKTKDLILDQTIEKVSFCAPDRNFERAFSYICRDGTTRRWICHCFMAIKDSGERLSHAVGCAFAACLERKQKREKECGVTATFDANRTTFTREGSFRVTTATEAAEREEVMRQLQDAKKETDVNVIGNSATSVTNSTAHQGGGSPSPSSSPPLSVSALGPQAIPRRHAPADVIARQGSFRGFPALSQKTSPFKRQLSLRMNELPSTMQRKSDFPIKNTVPEVEGEGDSISSLCTQITSAFSGPPEDPFSSAPMPKPASSPQSPVAPVNGTPPAFSVPAAATANPPVLPPALPARDTNPWAKTPAGAPAPAQPGSNWSSPTPVIVVPPTSSPAMPSHKRTPSEADRWLEEVSKSVRAPPNPIMAAATPPTQPFTAPVPMPVVSVPSVPPVPFMSPLPSAVPMLPPRQPAFHAQAPASYPMPNGLPFPQPSVPVVGITPSQMVANVFGSATQPQPFPIPASTTPQHDTQAVGNVSPFIKPPQTTAVNPAPLQPSNGSVTFNGADSWAAPSQLTPSSPATQPPPQPQEDAFEAQWAALESRSRQRTTPSPTNPFSTELHKTFEIQL, from the exons ATGAATAAGCTACGGCAGAGCTTCCGCCGGAAGAAAGACGTCTACGTCCCAGAGTCGAGTCGGCCGCACCAGTGGCAGACAGACGAGGAGGCAGTCCGCAGCGGCAAATGTAGCTTTGCAGTCAAG TACCTGGGAcatgtggaggtggaggagtccCGAGGCATGCACATCTGCGAGGATGCAGTGAAGCGGCTGAAAACG GCTGGGAAGAAGGCAGTGCGGGCTGTGCTGTGGGTGTCGGCAGATGGTCTTCGTGTTGTAGACGACAAAACGAAG GACCTGATTCTGGACCAGACAATAGAGAAGGTGTCATTCTGCGCTCCAGACCGTAACTTTGAGAGGGCGTTCTCTTACATCTGCAGGGACGGCACCACGCGACGCTGGATCTGCCATTGTTTTATGGCCATTAAAGACTCA GGAGAGCGTCTCAGTCACGCTGTGGGTTGTGCATTCGCCGCCTGTCTGGAGCGGAAGCAGAAACGAGAGAAGGAATGTGGGGTCACGGCGACCTTCGACGCCAACAGAACCACTTTCACTCGTGAGGGCTCATTTCGTGTTACTACAGCAACAGAGGCGGCAGAGCGGGAGGAAGTCATGAGGCAGCTACAGGATGCTAAAAAGG AGACAGATGTGAACGTTATTGGAAACTCGGCCACCAGTGTGACAAACTCCACAGCACACCAGGGGGGAGGCTCACCATCCCCCTCGTCCTCCccgcctctctctgtgtccGCCCTGGGACCCCAGGCCATACCACGCAGACACGCTCCGGCCGATGTTATCGCCAGACAGGGCTCCTTCAGAGGCTTCCCGGCCCTCAGTCAGAAGACTTCTCCCTTCAAACGACAGCTGTCACTGCGCATGAACGAGCTGCCCTCCACCATGCAGCGCAAGTCTGACTTCCCCATCAAGAACACAG TCCCTGAGGTAGAAGGAGAAGGTGATAGCATCAGTTCACTGTGCACTCAGATCACCTCAGCTTTCAGTGGACCCCCAGAGGACCCCTTCTCCTCAGCACCAATGCCCAAGCCAGCTTCGTCTCCGCAGTCTCCTGTAGCACCAG TGAACGGCACGCCTCCTGCCTTCTCTGTTCCTGCTGCCGCTACTGCTAACCCCCCAGTTCTGCCCCCTGCTCTGCCTGCCCGAGACACTAACCCCTGGGCTAAGACCCCAGCAGGGGCCCCGGCCCCAGCACAGCCAG GAAGTAACTGGTCATCCCCTACTCCGGTGATAGTGGTCCCCCCCACATCCTCTCCAGCCATGCCCTCCCACAAACGCACACCATCAGAAGCAGATCGGTGGTTAGAAGAAGTCTCCAAGTCCGTCCGAGCCCCGCCTAATCCAATCATGGCAGCAGCCACGCCTCCCACCCAGCCGTTCACTGCCCCTGTGCCGATGCCTGTGGTGTCTGTCCCCTCTGTTCCCCCAGTGCCCTTCATGTCCCCTCTGCCCTCCGCCGTGCCCATGTTGCCCCCTCGCCAGCCCGCCTTCCACGCTCAGGCTCCAGCCTCCTATCCGATGCCGAACGGGCTGCCCTTCCCTCAGCCCAGCGTGCCTGTGGTCGGCATCACTCCTTCACAGATGGTGGCTAATGTGTTCGGCTCAGCCACGCAACCCCAGCCATTCCCCATCCCGGCCTCCACGACACCCCAGCATGATACCCAGGCTGTCGGCAATGTCAGCCCATTCATCAAACCCCCACAGACCACCGCAGTGAACCCTGCTCCCCTCCAGCCATCCAATGGCAGTGTGACCTTCAACGGTGCAGACAGCTGGGCTGCTCCGTCCCAACTCACTCCATCATCCCCAGCCACCCAGCCGCCCCCACAGCCACAGGAAGATGCCTTTGAGGCCCAGTGGGCAGCCTTGGAGAGCCGGTCACGTCAACGCACCACACCCTCCCCGACAAATCCTTTCTCCACTGAGCTGCACAAGACCTTTGAGATTCAGCTCTGA
- the numb gene encoding protein numb homolog isoform X2, which translates to MNKLRQSFRRKKDVYVPESSRPHQWQTDEEAVRSGKCSFAVKYLGHVEVEESRGMHICEDAVKRLKTDRKFFKGFFAKAGKKAVRAVLWVSADGLRVVDDKTKDLILDQTIEKVSFCAPDRNFERAFSYICRDGTTRRWICHCFMAIKDSGERLSHAVGCAFAACLERKQKREKECGVTATFDANRTTFTREGSFRVTTATEAAEREEVMRQLQDAKKETDVNVIGNSATSVTNSTAHQGGGSPSPSSSPPLSVSALGPQAIPRRHAPADVIARQGSFRGFPALSQKTSPFKRQLSLRMNELPSTMQRKSDFPIKNTVPEVEGEGDSISSLCTQITSAFSGPPEDPFSSAPMPKPASSPQSPVAPVNGTPPAFSVPAAATANPPVLPPALPARDTNPWAKTPAGAPAPAQPGSNWSSPTPVIVVPPTSSPAMPSHKRTPSEADRWLEEVSKSVRAPPNPIMAAATPPTQPFTAPVPMPVVSVPSVPPVPFMSPLPSAVPMLPPRQPAFHAQAPASYPMPNGLPFPQPSVPVVGITPSQMVANVFGSATQPQPFPIPASTTPQHDTQAVGNVSPFIKPPQTTAVNPAPLQPSNGSVTFNGADSWAAPSQLTPSSPATQPPPQPQEDAFEAQWAALESRSRQRTTPSPTNPFSTELHKTFEIQL; encoded by the exons ATGAATAAGCTACGGCAGAGCTTCCGCCGGAAGAAAGACGTCTACGTCCCAGAGTCGAGTCGGCCGCACCAGTGGCAGACAGACGAGGAGGCAGTCCGCAGCGGCAAATGTAGCTTTGCAGTCAAG TACCTGGGAcatgtggaggtggaggagtccCGAGGCATGCACATCTGCGAGGATGCAGTGAAGCGGCTGAAAACG GACAGGAAATTCTTCAAAGGATTCTTTGCAAAA GCTGGGAAGAAGGCAGTGCGGGCTGTGCTGTGGGTGTCGGCAGATGGTCTTCGTGTTGTAGACGACAAAACGAAG GACCTGATTCTGGACCAGACAATAGAGAAGGTGTCATTCTGCGCTCCAGACCGTAACTTTGAGAGGGCGTTCTCTTACATCTGCAGGGACGGCACCACGCGACGCTGGATCTGCCATTGTTTTATGGCCATTAAAGACTCA GGAGAGCGTCTCAGTCACGCTGTGGGTTGTGCATTCGCCGCCTGTCTGGAGCGGAAGCAGAAACGAGAGAAGGAATGTGGGGTCACGGCGACCTTCGACGCCAACAGAACCACTTTCACTCGTGAGGGCTCATTTCGTGTTACTACAGCAACAGAGGCGGCAGAGCGGGAGGAAGTCATGAGGCAGCTACAGGATGCTAAAAAGG AGACAGATGTGAACGTTATTGGAAACTCGGCCACCAGTGTGACAAACTCCACAGCACACCAGGGGGGAGGCTCACCATCCCCCTCGTCCTCCccgcctctctctgtgtccGCCCTGGGACCCCAGGCCATACCACGCAGACACGCTCCGGCCGATGTTATCGCCAGACAGGGCTCCTTCAGAGGCTTCCCGGCCCTCAGTCAGAAGACTTCTCCCTTCAAACGACAGCTGTCACTGCGCATGAACGAGCTGCCCTCCACCATGCAGCGCAAGTCTGACTTCCCCATCAAGAACACAG TCCCTGAGGTAGAAGGAGAAGGTGATAGCATCAGTTCACTGTGCACTCAGATCACCTCAGCTTTCAGTGGACCCCCAGAGGACCCCTTCTCCTCAGCACCAATGCCCAAGCCAGCTTCGTCTCCGCAGTCTCCTGTAGCACCAG TGAACGGCACGCCTCCTGCCTTCTCTGTTCCTGCTGCCGCTACTGCTAACCCCCCAGTTCTGCCCCCTGCTCTGCCTGCCCGAGACACTAACCCCTGGGCTAAGACCCCAGCAGGGGCCCCGGCCCCAGCACAGCCAG GAAGTAACTGGTCATCCCCTACTCCGGTGATAGTGGTCCCCCCCACATCCTCTCCAGCCATGCCCTCCCACAAACGCACACCATCAGAAGCAGATCGGTGGTTAGAAGAAGTCTCCAAGTCCGTCCGAGCCCCGCCTAATCCAATCATGGCAGCAGCCACGCCTCCCACCCAGCCGTTCACTGCCCCTGTGCCGATGCCTGTGGTGTCTGTCCCCTCTGTTCCCCCAGTGCCCTTCATGTCCCCTCTGCCCTCCGCCGTGCCCATGTTGCCCCCTCGCCAGCCCGCCTTCCACGCTCAGGCTCCAGCCTCCTATCCGATGCCGAACGGGCTGCCCTTCCCTCAGCCCAGCGTGCCTGTGGTCGGCATCACTCCTTCACAGATGGTGGCTAATGTGTTCGGCTCAGCCACGCAACCCCAGCCATTCCCCATCCCGGCCTCCACGACACCCCAGCATGATACCCAGGCTGTCGGCAATGTCAGCCCATTCATCAAACCCCCACAGACCACCGCAGTGAACCCTGCTCCCCTCCAGCCATCCAATGGCAGTGTGACCTTCAACGGTGCAGACAGCTGGGCTGCTCCGTCCCAACTCACTCCATCATCCCCAGCCACCCAGCCGCCCCCACAGCCACAGGAAGATGCCTTTGAGGCCCAGTGGGCAGCCTTGGAGAGCCGGTCACGTCAACGCACCACACCCTCCCCGACAAATCCTTTCTCCACTGAGCTGCACAAGACCTTTGAGATTCAGCTCTGA
- the numb gene encoding protein numb homolog isoform X3, with product MNKLRQSFRRKKDVYVPESSRPHQWQTDEEAVRSGKCSFAVKYLGHVEVEESRGMHICEDAVKRLKTAGKKAVRAVLWVSADGLRVVDDKTKDLILDQTIEKVSFCAPDRNFERAFSYICRDGTTRRWICHCFMAIKDSGERLSHAVGCAFAACLERKQKREKECGVTATFDANRTTFTREGSFRVTTATEAAEREEVMRQLQDAKKAETDVNVIGNSATSVTNSTAHQGGGSPSPSSSPPLSVSALGPQAIPRRHAPADVIARQGSFRGFPALSQKTSPFKRQLSLRMNELPSTMQRKSDFPIKNTVPEVEGEGDSISSLCTQITSAFSGPPEDPFSSAPMPKPASSPQSPVAPVNGTPPAFSVPAAATANPPVLPPALPARDTNPWAKTPAGAPAPAQPGSNWSSPTPVIVVPPTSSPAMPSHKRTPSEADRWLEEVSKSVRAPPNPIMAAATPPTQPFTAPVPMPVVSVPSVPPVPFMSPLPSAVPMLPPRQPAFHAQAPASYPMPNGLPFPQPSVPVVGITPSQMVANVFGSATQPQPFPIPASTTPQHDTQAVGNVSPFIKPPQTTAVNPAPLQPSNGSVTFNGADSWAAPSQLTPSSPATQPPPQPQEDAFEAQWAALESRSRQRTTPSPTNPFSTELHKTFEIQL from the exons ATGAATAAGCTACGGCAGAGCTTCCGCCGGAAGAAAGACGTCTACGTCCCAGAGTCGAGTCGGCCGCACCAGTGGCAGACAGACGAGGAGGCAGTCCGCAGCGGCAAATGTAGCTTTGCAGTCAAG TACCTGGGAcatgtggaggtggaggagtccCGAGGCATGCACATCTGCGAGGATGCAGTGAAGCGGCTGAAAACG GCTGGGAAGAAGGCAGTGCGGGCTGTGCTGTGGGTGTCGGCAGATGGTCTTCGTGTTGTAGACGACAAAACGAAG GACCTGATTCTGGACCAGACAATAGAGAAGGTGTCATTCTGCGCTCCAGACCGTAACTTTGAGAGGGCGTTCTCTTACATCTGCAGGGACGGCACCACGCGACGCTGGATCTGCCATTGTTTTATGGCCATTAAAGACTCA GGAGAGCGTCTCAGTCACGCTGTGGGTTGTGCATTCGCCGCCTGTCTGGAGCGGAAGCAGAAACGAGAGAAGGAATGTGGGGTCACGGCGACCTTCGACGCCAACAGAACCACTTTCACTCGTGAGGGCTCATTTCGTGTTACTACAGCAACAGAGGCGGCAGAGCGGGAGGAAGTCATGAGGCAGCTACAGGATGCTAAAAAGG CAGAGACAGATGTGAACGTTATTGGAAACTCGGCCACCAGTGTGACAAACTCCACAGCACACCAGGGGGGAGGCTCACCATCCCCCTCGTCCTCCccgcctctctctgtgtccGCCCTGGGACCCCAGGCCATACCACGCAGACACGCTCCGGCCGATGTTATCGCCAGACAGGGCTCCTTCAGAGGCTTCCCGGCCCTCAGTCAGAAGACTTCTCCCTTCAAACGACAGCTGTCACTGCGCATGAACGAGCTGCCCTCCACCATGCAGCGCAAGTCTGACTTCCCCATCAAGAACACAG TCCCTGAGGTAGAAGGAGAAGGTGATAGCATCAGTTCACTGTGCACTCAGATCACCTCAGCTTTCAGTGGACCCCCAGAGGACCCCTTCTCCTCAGCACCAATGCCCAAGCCAGCTTCGTCTCCGCAGTCTCCTGTAGCACCAG TGAACGGCACGCCTCCTGCCTTCTCTGTTCCTGCTGCCGCTACTGCTAACCCCCCAGTTCTGCCCCCTGCTCTGCCTGCCCGAGACACTAACCCCTGGGCTAAGACCCCAGCAGGGGCCCCGGCCCCAGCACAGCCAG GAAGTAACTGGTCATCCCCTACTCCGGTGATAGTGGTCCCCCCCACATCCTCTCCAGCCATGCCCTCCCACAAACGCACACCATCAGAAGCAGATCGGTGGTTAGAAGAAGTCTCCAAGTCCGTCCGAGCCCCGCCTAATCCAATCATGGCAGCAGCCACGCCTCCCACCCAGCCGTTCACTGCCCCTGTGCCGATGCCTGTGGTGTCTGTCCCCTCTGTTCCCCCAGTGCCCTTCATGTCCCCTCTGCCCTCCGCCGTGCCCATGTTGCCCCCTCGCCAGCCCGCCTTCCACGCTCAGGCTCCAGCCTCCTATCCGATGCCGAACGGGCTGCCCTTCCCTCAGCCCAGCGTGCCTGTGGTCGGCATCACTCCTTCACAGATGGTGGCTAATGTGTTCGGCTCAGCCACGCAACCCCAGCCATTCCCCATCCCGGCCTCCACGACACCCCAGCATGATACCCAGGCTGTCGGCAATGTCAGCCCATTCATCAAACCCCCACAGACCACCGCAGTGAACCCTGCTCCCCTCCAGCCATCCAATGGCAGTGTGACCTTCAACGGTGCAGACAGCTGGGCTGCTCCGTCCCAACTCACTCCATCATCCCCAGCCACCCAGCCGCCCCCACAGCCACAGGAAGATGCCTTTGAGGCCCAGTGGGCAGCCTTGGAGAGCCGGTCACGTCAACGCACCACACCCTCCCCGACAAATCCTTTCTCCACTGAGCTGCACAAGACCTTTGAGATTCAGCTCTGA